Sequence from the Podarcis raffonei isolate rPodRaf1 chromosome 16, rPodRaf1.pri, whole genome shotgun sequence genome:
cttcAGATGCCTCATTTTGGCTTTGGAGCTTCTAAATTACAGTGAGCAGAAGCAACATtttatgtcttttaaaaaacaacacctaaaTCAGAGTGGAAACGAGATATTTGGAAAGAAAAGTGTAGCGGCAACCAAGTCTCTTGGGTGTCAGTGGAAGCCCATTTTTAATTCCAGTTTCAAATCTTGTGTAGTGATGCTGGTTTGGCTGCCCAtctatcccccaccccccagcaaaaCATTTGCTTTTGTCCTGTGTTTTGGACAGAAGAATAATTGTGATGTTTTAGATGTGCTTGGAGCAAGGGACATCCTGCAAGAGTTGACCGAGGCAACTGGAACCAGTCTCTCCCCAAATCTCTTATGCTCTTTAACGAAACCTGATAATATAATAATTGCATTGTTTTTGAAGGCCCTTCCACAACCATTTCCAGGGATGCTCAGCCTCTCCCCATTTCACCTGTACTGCTTCTTTGTGCCTCATCCATTCTATAGAGAAACTCTTTAGGTGGAATTGGGAAGGGGGGAAGTAAAGAGCACTCATCAGTTTCCAAAATGGTTTCTCTGTCTGCTTTGTACACCAGCCCTTCCTCTCGCTAAGCGCTAATGCCAGCACCCTGGCGTAAGGCCAAGGGAGTTAGACAAAGGAGCCCTGGCAATTGAATATCTCGGATTCTCAGTGATATGACTGCAAATGCTCCCTGTCTCTGATTAGGCAGCTTGGCTTGAGCGGTCAGGGCTGGAGGGGGCCTCTCTCAGCCAGCCAAATGAAATACTACCcccccttaacacacacacaccccagattcAGACCTGTAAACTCTAACTCTGCTTGCAGATGTGAAGGcagattttgctttttaaatgtagCAGGAATTAAGAGTGATTGCTGTGGCTTCCCTTACTCTCTTAGCCTGAAAAAGGCTGAAGGAAGAATGCTTTCCTGGTCAAATTTCTGCCTGTTGTGCTAATATTAAAGACACAGGAATTCTGGTTTTCAGACCGGGGGCGGGGACTTAACCCCAACCCCTTCTTCAAGCCAAATATGGGGGAAATCCAAAGCCAATAATCATCAGCTGTGACCCACCCACCGCTGTGGGGCTGGAAAGTTTTGAAGGCCACTGTAGGTTCAGTAATGTCTTTTCTCTCCTCTACCCCAGTGTCATCCTGCATCAGACAGTAAGTGTCCTTAGGCATTCCAGGTGGCTatgatgtggggtgggggaggctttTAAAgggcttttttgctgctgttaatTACCCACTTAACTTTGATTTCCCCATCAATTAGGAAGCAGAGAGAAGGCAGCTCCCAAGCTCTGCAGAAGGGAAAATTTACTATACTGATGTGTATAACCTCTCTTAGGAGTGTCCCCAGTGGACCTTGATATATGctcgccccctgccccccccccattggttgCCCATCACTCTGGCAAAGTTCCTCATTAACACCGTTTGGAGGtgccaacatttaaaaaaaatcctgctccTGTGGCTTTATAAACAGCCCAGCATATGGAAATTAAGTGGGGCTTTTCTTGGCAGGGAGCAAAACAATGGAAAGGCAGAATTTGTCTGTATCGGGCTGCTGTTGCAGGCACAGGAGCATCAACACTTAAcagtaaaaagaaataaaagctggCAACTTCAATACcaattcttttccttctcttcatGGTTCCCCTGCAAGAATAGCCACTTTTCGTTCTGGCAGGACTCCTGAGCCTTAGAGGGAGAAATGCAGCTACGCTGCAGTTGTTTGATATATTCAACAGGTGTTGCTTACTATCTTTCATATTATTTTCTTAAGTCACATTGAGTCATGCGCATTTGTATAAATAAAGCATCTAGCAAATTTCTTGCCTTGGTCATGGCCTGGATGAGAgcctcaatccagataagaatgAGGCGCTGCTAGTTGGTGGTTCCCTAGGCCAGATGGCGGAGAGGTtgtctgctcttgatggggtaACACTGGTTCTGAAGGAGTTGGGTACACAGCGTGGAGGtccttctggatcctttgctgtcgcttgaggctgaGGCAGCCTTGATGGCACAGAGCGTCTTCTGTCAGCTTTGACTGATGGCCCAGCTGTacccttatctggacagggacagcctaacttctgttgtctatactGTGGTAACTTCTAGGTTAGATAACTGCAATGCCTTTTaagtagggctgcctttgaagatggttcagaaaccagctggtgcagaattcagtggccaggttgctcccCGGGCCGGACGGTTTCAGCATctaatgccaatcctggcccaaaTGCACCGGCTGCCATTTAGTTTcctggtccaattcaaagtgctggttttgatctatacatcatcaaagattgatccgccaaagactggatgacatcgacttacagcgaaattatatgctggggggaggtgtttgctcgccccagaacattggtatcactttaacttactgcgtcccatcatacctctcctccctttcgactgttgcccatagactggccttcaccaaagcgaggtttaacgttttcccctcaaatgtcctgagacatagattctcaaagggccaagcccccgccgtgtgtgaatgtgataaggtgacgccggagtcgctccagcacattatgttcttttgccccttgttcaatgtgccacgggcaaatttgctgggaccaatcattcagaaactagagggtaccccaccaaaattccaccttgcccaaatcttgcaggacaaggatacccacacgaccctgaaggtggctagattcctggtcgctgtcctttcccaaaagcgacgacaaggagcactacaagctaattaaggcgtagtatgcctttccatcttatagtattttattgttatagtggtgttttagcgactgttttttgtttttgttttttcccccctacggcttaagctgtcacttatgtgttgtttttacctgtatgggcctatggccgtaataaatgaaatgagtaTACATCCCTAAGCAGCTCAGGACCATAACACCTCAAGGCCTGCCTccccccatatgaaccgacctggaccctgcaaccatcctctgaggcccttctttgtgtgccttccctacaagaggtctggagggtggcaacacgagaacaggcttTCCTgcggtggctcctcatttgtggaaatCTCCCTGAGGACGCTCatttggcgccttcattacatatatttagtgaaaacatttctctaggACCAGGTGttcagctgattaacattctatggttcttaaaaatgtgtttgtgggagagaggagttatggtttgtttctgttttatgatgtattttgtgttgataaacctgtgatcttctgatgaagggtggtatacaaaaaaTACTATTACTATTAATGCTACTGCTACCAATGTAATACATGCCCTGGGAACTTATGGTAAAGGCCAggtaattaacaataataatttgcCAGTCATGTGGCTGTTAATAGCACAGGAACCCTATCaaaaaagagagtggaaatcctAGCTGGAAACCACTAACTATGCTGCCTgcccaaattatttatttattagttttatATACCTTACCTTTGCCTAAGGTATATTACCGTGGACACGGATTCCCCGCTGGAATGGACTGACTGGTGCACCTGGCGAGGGGGGTGGGCTCCTGTCCTCCCTCTCCACCTTGGCACCCTGGCTCAAGAGGGGTTTGTTTTGTTCCTCCCAGCAGTAGATTTGGACATGCTTCATTCTGGATTGCTTGGGACAAAGTGCCGGCTGGCTTCTGGGTCTTGTACCAAGCAGCCGGGGGCAAGTGGGGGTGGGGCTCCTGCACGTTCAATAGGCAGCTACACCAGCTGAAATTCCCAACTACAATTTAGGTAGTTGTAAGTTGCCaacttatataataataattattattattattagtagtagtagtagtagtagtaccccgcccatctggctgggtttccccagccactctgggcggcttccaacaaagatgaaaaatacactaaaatgtcacatattaaaaacttccctgaacagggctgccttcagatgtcttctgaatgtcaggtagttgtttatcgctttgacatctgatgggagggcgttccacagggcgggcgccactaccgagaaggccctctgcctggttccctgtaacttggcctctcgcagtgagggaaccgccagaaggccctcggcgctggatctgagtgtccgggcagaacgatgggggaggagacgctccttcaggtataccgggctgaggccgtttagggctttaaaggtgagcaccaacattttgaattgtgctcggaaacgtactgggagccaatgtaggtctttcaagaccggtgttatatggtcttggcggccgctcccagtcaccagtctagctgctgcattctggattagttgtagtttccgggtcaccctcaaaggtagccccacgtagagcgcattgcagtagtccaagcgagagataaccagagcatgcaccactctggcgagacattctgcaggcagatagggtctcagcctacgtaccagatggagctggtaaacagctgccctggatacagatttgacctgtgcctccatggacagctgtgagtccaaaatgactcccaggctgcgcacctggtccttcaggggcacagttaccccattcaggaccagggaatcctccacacctgcccgcctcctgtcccccaaaaacagtacttctgtcttgtcaggattcaacctcaatctgttagccgccatccatcctccaaccgcctccagacactcacacaggaccttcaccgccttcactggttctgatttaaaagagaggtagagctgggtatcatccgcatactgatgaacacccagcccaaacctcctgatgatctctcccagtggctgcatgtaaatgttgaaaagcatgggggagaggacagaaccctgaggcaccccacaagtgagagcccaggggtctgaacactcaccccccaccaccactttctgaacacggcccaggaggaaggagcggaaccactgtatgacagtgcccccagctcccagcccctcaagacggtccagaaggatattatggtcgatggtatcaaacaccgctgagagatccagcagaactaggaaacagctctcacctttgtccctagcccgccggagatcatcaaccagtgcaaccaaggcagtttcagtcccatgatgaggcctgaatcccaactggaagggatccaaatggtccgcttcttccaggcgtgcctggagttgttcggcaaccgctcgctcaatcaccttgcccaagaatggaagatttgagactgggcgatagttggccatcgtggccgcatctaaagatggttttttaagaagcggtttaataaccgcctctttcagcgggtctgggaaggctccctcacggagggaagcattcaccaccccacgaagcccatcgcccagtccttcccggctagcttttataagccaggatgggcaaggatccaggagacaggtggttggcttcacttgtccaagcagcctgtccacatcctcggaggtaacagtttggaattgatcccactcaacttgactagacagaactctagcactctcccgccccggccctgctcccacggtggagtctacttcttcctgaatctgagcgattttatctgcaaaaaactttgcaaaatcattgcaggagaacatgtgcgTACttgatgttgcaggtggttccgctaaattgtgaaccacctgaaaaagtctcctgcttctgttttctgcagatgcaatagaggcggtgaagaaattcttcttcgccgtcgctatcgccacttggtaggctcaacgttgagctctaacctgtgtccggtcagattcggaatgagttatccgccaccggcgctctagccgtctcaacgattgtttcattgccctcagatccgtggaaaaccacggggctgtccgggcttcatgcaatcggagagggtgcttgctgaaaacttttctattcccccAGGCTTAAGCAGGCAGATGAGAGGTACACCCCTTCACAACGGTCTACtgatgtttgtttttcatttctctttgcttttaactttttttgattttattgtctggctttatgtttttatattgttgcaaacTGCTACGATATATTTTTAAGATACAGTTgtatattattttttatgtttttttgtattttatggttATGactattgtttatatattttgttaCGCAAATCACTTGCTATGGATCTTTCAGATAGTAAAGCGGTCTATAAATGGAAACGGCAGCAATAATCAGAGTGTAATGCCccagtgtatggggtgttaggctTCCCTctggtagtacctctggtgggggacgcgtcatgctccttctggggtagtttgtccaccaatggtccccactctgcactcagctctcacctgtagctcctggaagctgtcaaTATGCAACAGCTGCCACAGCCCGGGAGTGGCTTTGACTGGTTGGCTAAACCAGGCAATTATAGCTGATGGGtcacaaaccctcagtgagttagggacttccctgcatgcaaagacagactctggcggattgagtggacaagaccaatagtgggtccaaccaGGAGCGTAGCAAAAGGGGGGGCAACTGcctccccctaaatcaagtaaaaataataataatacttaactaAGTGACCAGTTGTGTTGCAGATagcttggttctgcccccctaacattgATCCTGCCCACCCTAATAtgaatcctggctacacccaggtCCAGTGGcccagaaggtggtttctgcacatgctgtagagaaaAATGAGGGTTCGTCCACCTGGATGGTGCCTtctacgcctccttccagcacctgctgcaaccaagctggtgccaaatgtcttgctttcctttcctttggaccacatcagtgagacccgagtgtgagtgtgtgtcttgttgcctgggcagtccaggacctccacatactgcccaggcttgttccCCAAGGAGGTTGCTTTGGTGCCGCTAATACAGCCGTTTGCTTTGATTCCTGGAGGCGCAGTGCAttgtctcaagacagacggatgtcaAGAACGACAgtgcccctgagctatggccattcTATGAAGGGAACATTCAGTGTGGTCTCTGCTGTTTGGCAGCAGCTTGCCAGAACTTCAGgctgggttctctcccagcctttgctggagatgccagggagcgATGgaccctggggccttctgcatgcaaaggatcgGGAGTAGCTGATGCTCgttgggactggtggggcagaaggtggCAAGCTTAAATGGTAGGCAGCACatgagccaatggcaggcacagGCAGTTCATGCTACCTTTGTCCACGGGGGCCTCcttttccctgctgagttctgcaagagcAGCGCTGAGGCTGATGAGACAGCAGCCGACAGGGAATGCCagtgccaccccccccaaaaaaagactaGCTGTAAGGAGGAAGGCAAGCAGGTGGGGGCTGCCAGTGAGCGAGGGGCCCTCCGCTAGAGCAAAGCCAAGCCCATGCTATGCCTTTGACTGCAGCTGGCAATTCACTGCCAGAAACCATCCCAAATCTGCCTCGGGAGCTCCTACCATACTTTGCTGCTTTCCAGAGCTGGCCACATCTCGGAGCAGGGTTGCCCCTTACAAGTTTGGCCTGGATTTGATGTCCTTTTTGGGGTGCAGGAACCCTTTCAGGATCTGGGGCTTTCAAAGCAAGCATGgctatgtttttctttctttccttccttctttccaccCTCCCACCCGCACTCTCCATCTGAGCTGAGCTGGCACAGCGACTAATGCGGCCATCTGCACTGTGCAAGGAGGGCTGGCACCGCAGCCAAGTCCAAAACCCTCCTTTTGTTCTCGGGGCCTGCTGCTGCGGGGCTGATAAGGCGCGCTCTGTCTTGGCCACTATGTCTTACTACGTCTTCGAGGCAGACGGCAAAGGATCAGGTAAAGGcacccaaggttacccagtggcTTGGCATGGGGGGGGAGCTTAGGGGGGACAGGGACGCTGGCTTAAACTCATCAGCAGCCTCTAGGGCAAGCTTAGGTGCGCTATGGGGGAAGACGGCCCCAGGAGAAGGTGCAGGGGGGGAGATGACATGCCAGTCCAGTTGGAGATCCTCAGTGcctcccttctctctgtgtgGCCTCCCCCACCCCGCATGTTTCCTGAACATTGCATGTTGCGCTCTGTTTTACAAAGGGAAGAGGCCTTAGCTCCTTATTGgtgaagagtacagtggtacctcaggttacagacgcttcaggttacagactctgctaacccagaaatagtacctcgggttaagaactttgcttcaggatgagaacagaaattgtgcggcagcgggaggccccacaagcttaagtcgtacctcaggttaagaacggacctccggaacgaattaagttcttaacctgaggtaccactgtatctgctgtgTATGCAGAAGGCCtggggttcaatccccagcttctCTCGGTGGGGAGATCTGCTGACCATCCGCATGGCTAAGACTGAGTTAGACAGACCAGTGGTCTGTTTTGGTCTTCATGTGTGTAGCTGAACAACAGGCTGCCTGTGTGGGCACACCTCTCCAACAAATGGCTGGGTGTTCTCCATTTTGGCAGCACTCATTGGCAGTCTAGGGGAAGGGCTATCCTGGCCAGGTGAGGAATTTTGCAGCGATAGATCAGGGGATAGCGAAGCAGCACCCAGTCTGGGACACAGATGCCAAGGCtacaaataacattttatttattcccatccgcttccctttccccttctgctcCAGCAAGAGACCAGCATTTCTGACAAAGGCCTGTTAACCTTGCCACatcagttaaataaataaacggtTATTTTTATACCACATATAGACTTTAGGTGAGCTGTTCACTTGTTGGACTCGGTCtctccatctgcaatatggggagAATAATGGtgacctactttacagggttccTGTTAGGATGTCCAAGATAATCTATGTGAAGAACTCTGAGCGCTTGGGAAAAGCTTTCATAGACAGCAAATGTCAATGTGTTACGATTGCCATGGTGTCTCGTGCTTCTACTGATCAGGACAATATGGTGTTTATTTTTACCACTGCATTAGCATAGCTGGCAACTATTAGCGGAATGAGGAAGATAGGTactgactagtggggtgccacagggttctgtcttgggcccggtcttattcaacatctttatcaacgacttggatgatggactcaagggcatcctgatcaaatttgcagatgacaccaaactgggaggggtggctaacaccccagaggacaggatcacacttcaaaacgaccttaacagattagagaactgggccaaaacaaacaagatgaattttaacagggagaaatgtaaagtattgcacttgggcaaaaaaatgagaggcacaaatacaagatgggtgacacctggcttgagagcagtacatgtgaaaaggatctaggagtcttggttgaccacaaacttgacatgagccaacagtgtgacgcggcagctaaaaaagccaatgcaattctgggctgcatcaataggagtatagcatctagatcaagggaagtaatagtgccactgtattctgctctggtcagacctcacctggagtactgtgtccagttctgggcaccacagttcaagaaggacactgacaaactggaacgtgtccagaggagggcaaccaaaatggtcaaaggcctggaaacgatgccttatgaggaacggctaagggagctgggcatgtttagcctggagaagaggaggttaaggggtgatatgatagccatgttcaaatatataaaaggatgtcacatagaggagggagaaaggttgttttctgctgctccagagaagcgaacacagagcaatggatccaaactacaagaaagaagattccacctaaacattaggaagaacttcctgacagtaagagctgttcgacagtggaatttgctgccaaggagtgtggtggagtctccttctttggaggtctttaagcaaaggcttgacaaccatatgtcaggagtgctctgatggtgtttcctgcttggcagggggttggactcgatggcccttgtggtctcttccaactctatgattctatgacctttcAAAACCAGAATGTTTAACCTGCTAGCTTTGTATCTTACTCAACATTTGGTAATCATGCTCACTTTGTACGTTTTCTTTTTCCAAAGCTGGGAACGTCCACTCTCCTTCCACCAGCATGGCAGGCTCAGGGCAATACAGACAGCTTATAAATGACTACGGACCCCCATCTCTAGGTTACACACAAGGAGTGCAGGTAAAAACTTCCAACATTCTGGGCTGCCAGCAGTGTGTCTCTTGtgccatttattcattcatttatgaaTGAGTTCCCTTGAAACATCCCCAAGGGTTTGACAATAAAAAACATATATAAggacaatttcaaatccaacagAAACAGACTGGGATAAGAACCTCATTTGAAAAGACTTGTTGAAAAAAAGGGAAGTTGTctatattattaatttatatacgtACACCACATAGAGTTCCAAATTAGTAgtttgcaaaatataaaaacagagtGACAGAAAAGTTAAAATATAAATGTCCCCAATTAAAACAGTGCAGCAATTAAAATCTGGAGATGGGCTGAGAAATCGAGGAAATGCCTGTGTAAGTCAACAAACTGGTCGTGATGTCACTTAATAGATTAAATTTAAGTGGatggattaaaataaatattacagtTTCCAAACAGAAGTGATTTTGACCAAATTCAGCACTGAGTGATTATGTGATTCAGGTACATAGCGTTTTTGCTGTGGGTGTGGCATCTAAGGGTTCATGTTTATTTGTTAACAAGCTTGTTTTTCACAAGCGTCGACTCTACTTTTAACCTGCTCGCCTCAATGATGGCATTAATAAATATTGCAGCTTTCACGTTCAAGTTGCTTTAAAGGTGCAGTGCTCACTATTTGGGGCTTCCCTCgggcttgatccagaagctgcggCTAGTGCAGAATGCTTCAGCACGGCTGCTGTCACGAATGAGACCCTGTCTGCATAGAACCCCTCTGCTCAGGGATCTGCATTCGTTGCCCATTTCCCATCTGCTACCCAGACAAGCTCAGTGTGTTATTAGCATATTAAGCCCTCAACAACCTGGGAACCAGTTTACTCGCAGGATCGCCTTACCCCTTACATGCCCACTCAACTGCTGTGGTATGTGGAACTGGAACACCTGTAAGAAATAgttatctttgggggggggttacacaTTGCAACTCCCAGCCTGTCAACACCAGAGAGACGTCTGATTGAAacctttttgtttaggcaagcctatgcagatggctgtgggcaggattcctgcactacggagggttggactagatgacatttggggtcccttcccactctaatATTCTATGTGAAATGTTGATGTCTTTCTTCTTTTTAGCTACTATTGATTTTAATgatcttttaaatattttaaaggacccatttttaactgtttttattgataatgTTAATACTTGATAATTTTGTAAGCTACTTAATAggatttttacaatcaagcaatatatgtttttaaagtacagtaaataaataaaataatgagggGAAAACCCTCCCGTCCCGATATAGCCTGCACTAAACAGCCGGTTTGTTGGTTCTTGTGACTTGCTCTGCTCTAATTCAGATCCCATTTCTTTCTGATGCCAGGGAACGAGTAGCAGTCAAGTACCACAGAGCAAGTATGCAGAACTTTTGGCCATCATAGAAGaattaggaaaagaaatcaggcctacATATGCTGGAAGTAAAAGT
This genomic interval carries:
- the CDK2AP1 gene encoding cyclin-dependent kinase 2-associated protein 1 isoform X1 → MRPSALCKEGWHRSQVQNPPFVLGACCCGADKARSVLATMSYYVFEADGKGSAGNVHSPSTSMAGSGQYRQLINDYGPPSLGYTQGVQGTSSSQVPQSKYAELLAIIEELGKEIRPTYAGSKSAMERLKRGIIHARGLVRECLAETERNARS
- the CDK2AP1 gene encoding cyclin-dependent kinase 2-associated protein 1 isoform X4, with amino-acid sequence MSLLLLGMSYKPNLTAHIAAAAAAPISQAGNVHSPSTSMAGSGQYRQLINDYGPPSLGYTQGVQGTSSSQVPQSKYAELLAIIEELGKEIRPTYAGSKSAMERLKRGIIHARGLVRECLAETERNARS
- the CDK2AP1 gene encoding cyclin-dependent kinase 2-associated protein 1 isoform X3, which codes for MAGSGQYRQLINDYGPPSLGYTQGVQGTSSSQVPQSKYAELLAIIEELGKEIRPTYAGSKSAMERLKRGIIHARGLVRECLAETERNARS
- the CDK2AP1 gene encoding cyclin-dependent kinase 2-associated protein 1 isoform X2, coding for MYIPAFPPRSSGFSANSPRLTSTTTLGAGNVHSPSTSMAGSGQYRQLINDYGPPSLGYTQGVQGTSSSQVPQSKYAELLAIIEELGKEIRPTYAGSKSAMERLKRGIIHARGLVRECLAETERNARS